A genomic segment from Nicotiana sylvestris chromosome 1, ASM39365v2, whole genome shotgun sequence encodes:
- the LOC104213011 gene encoding wax ester synthase/diacylglycerol acyltransferase 11-like — translation MASIRWRKPSLKPIQTKTKLAMEAAEEEPLSPSARLFHEPNFNVHVIAIMGSKSRINPQVIKEKLVHTLLKHPRFSSLQVVDEEKNGEMKWVRTKVDLDKHIVVPQVDEQKLKESPDKFVENYIHNLSKTTLDKSKPMWDLHLLNVKTSDAEAVGVFRIHHSLGDGTSLISLLLACTRQTAHPDKIPTIPGNKKRPNNSSEYTTKGLWQYFAKVWSFMRLFWNTIVDVLMFMATTMFLKDTSTPIKGKPGSEFNPRRFVYRTVSLDDLKLVKNALNMTINDVALGATQAGLSVYLNRRFGVSKKDKRATEKNNNLPKNIRLRSTLLVNLRPSTGIQALADMMDKDTEVKWGNSIGFVLLPFKISLRDDPLDYIREAKATIDRKKNSLEAIYTFSISELALRFFGIKTSSSISHRIITNTTMCFSNLVGPQEEIGFYGHPMAYLAPSSYGQPHALMINFQSYTNKMTIVLSVDESVIPDPYQLLDDLEQSLKLIKDAVVERGFCHE, via the exons ATGGCGTCCATAAGATGGAGAAAACCGAGTCTGAAACCGATTCAAACTAAGACAAAATTAGCCATGGAAGCAGCTGAAGAAGAGCCATTGAGTCCATCAGCAAGGTTATTTCACGAGCCCAACTTCAACGTTCATGTTATAGCTATAATGGGCAGCAAATCAAGAATCAATCCTCAAGTTATCAAAGAGAAATTGGTCCATACTTTGCTTAAGCATCCTCGTTTCTCCAGCCTCCAG GTGGTGGATGAGGAAAAAAATGGTGAGATGAAATGGGTACGGACAAAGGTGGACCTAGATAAGCACATTGTGGTACCACAAGTTGATGAACAAAAGCTGAAGGAATCACCAGACAAATTCGTGGAGAATTATATTCACAACCTTAGCAAAACCACACTTGACAAGTCGAAACCTATGTGGGATCTCCATCTTCTCAACGTCAAAACATCCGATGCTGAGGCTGTTGGCGTCTTTCGAATCCATCATTCACTTGGAGATGGCACCTCTCTTATTTCCCTTCTGCTCGCTTGTACTCGCCAAACTGCTCATCCAGATAAAATTCCAACTATTCCTGGAAATAAGAAAAGGCCTAACAATTCTTCAGAGTATACGACTAAAGGATTATGGCAATATTTTGCAAAAGTTTGGTCATTTATGAGATTGTTTTGGAATACAATAGTGGATGTGTTGATGTTTATGGCCACGACTATGTTTTTGAAGGACACAAGTACGCCAATTAAGGGTAAGCCCGGTTCTGAGTTTAATCCTAGGCGATTTGTGTACAGGACAGTAAGTCTTGACGATTTGAAGTTGGTGAAAAATGCATTGAATATG ACAATAAATGATGTCGCTCTGGGAGCAACACAAGCTGGTTTATCTGTATATCTCAATAGGAGATTTG GTGTGAGCAAGAAAGACAAGAGAGCAACAGAGAAAAACAATAATCTCCCCAAGAATATTAGACTCAGATCAACTCTTCTTGTAAACCTAAGACCGTCAACTGGGATTCAG GCTTTAGCTGATATGATGGACAAGGACACTGAGGTAAAGTGGGGGAATTCGATTGGCTTTGTTCTTCTACCCTTTAAAATTTCATTACGAGATGACCCCTTAGATTATATCAGAGAAGCTAAGGCAACCATTGATCGTAAGAAAAACTCTCTTGAAGCTATCTACACATTTTCCATTTCAGAGTTAGCACTCAGATTTTTTGGGATAAAG aCATCAAGCTCAATATCGCATAGAATTATCACCAATACAACAATGTGTTTCTCCAATTTGGTCGGTCCCCAAGAAGAAATTGGCTTCTATGGGCACCCTATGGCTTACCTTGCACCTAGTTCTTATGGGCAACCTCAC GCTTTGATGATTAATTTTCAAAGCTATACAAACAAGATGACAATAGTTCTATCAGTAGACGAAAGCGTGATTCCTGATCCATATCAATTGCTGGACGATCTTGAACAATCTCTCAAGCTTATCAAGGACGCTGTGGTAGAGAGAGGATTTTGCCATGAATAA